One Cololabis saira isolate AMF1-May2022 chromosome 12, fColSai1.1, whole genome shotgun sequence DNA window includes the following coding sequences:
- the LOC133456567 gene encoding C-reactive protein-like codes for MNTVRTRLFIRANADFKMRCFLLLAMLVLCASALEDLSGKMFTFPEETNSAHVKLITTKQNFGAVTVCHRSITDLKRDHSLFSLATPSAANDFLVYWEETTQEIKAHSRDIGVGLRGFDYDPNTWHSMCTTWDSTSGVVQVWFDGEPSVRRFLSSGSKISGQPSIILGQEQDSHGGAFETTQSFVGMMSDVHMWDYILSPCEIQNYMNSQGFTPGNVLNWRALNYKIGGNVLTENKT; via the exons ATGAACACTGTGAGAACACGACTCTTCATCAGGGCAAACGCAGATTTCAAG ATGAGGTGTTTCCTTCTACTGGCGATGTTGGTGCTGTGTGCTTCAGCTCTTGAAG ATCTGTCAGGAAAGATGTTCACCTTCCCAGAGGAAACAAACTCCGCTCATGTGAAGTTGATCACCACGAAACAGAATTTCGGTGCTGTAACCGTCTGTCACAG ATCCATTACAGACCTCAAAAGAGACCACTCCCTGTTTTCTTTGGCCACCCCCTCTGCTGCTAacgacttcctggtttactgggAGGAAACCACACAGGAGATTAAGGCCCATAGCAGGGATATAGGGGTAGGGCTTAGAGGTTTCGACTACGACCCAAACACCTGGCACTCCATGTGCACCACATGGGACTCTACGTCTGGAGTGGTGCAGGTGTGGTTCGATGGAGAACCTTCCGTTCGGAGATTTCTCAGCTCTGGATCAAAGATCAGTGGACAACCTTCCATTATTTTAGGACAG GAACAAGATTCTCACGGCGGTGCGTTTGAGACTACACAGTCTTTTGTTGGCATGATGTCTGATGTCCACATGTGGGACTACATCCTGTCCCCCTGCGAAATCCAGAACTACATGAACAGCCAGGGCTTCACTCCAGGGAATGTGCTGAACTGGAGGGCGCTGAACTACAAAATCGGTGGCAACGTGCTCACAGAAAACAAGACATAA
- the borcs6 gene encoding BLOC-1 related complex subunit 6, giving the protein MSLSPDIGTEVPETANGVITPVAVENGPLVPASVKCGGSTILGSGEASVDRHTENHVDVENKTYDGKSHFETETNINEKTHSLSIHSLPRGISTRESKDTVAPPEASKTANTPDEDLMWDSAHDGESRDSYQKGGPVSADRWQTQPERGEGCPDSPEEEEYGEREKQNEKSKNKGRKKHSGRRTETGSSRHYSSSAPGPSASSSSSPPPALLPSDDVPCPPHIMAQVWVRNVRGMQDSKSLDEISQACGGGAGARGGARSGQSEGRRATISSALELEGTVSHEGDLTHFITKNLEQKIKMSSKPSLDCSDSDCSGPIYRNRGLSRRPADIPPIDPTVLVDLQKHAQDVAHSVELMMQSLNGTIQNMTALSVGYIQTYRDSVDSLGESVDMSIKGMYTLMARCEELDRSMQPIHTLAAQIRDIKRTLDALEGICK; this is encoded by the exons ATGAGTCTCTCCCCTGACATCGGCACAGAGGTGCCAGAAACAGCTAATGGGGTGATAACACCTGTCGCTGTGGAGAATGGGCCTCTTGTACCAGCCTCTGTGAAATGCGGGGGGAGCACAATACTTGGTTCTGGGGAGGCATCGGTGGACCGTCACACAGAGAATCATGTCGATGTGGAAAATAAAACGTATGATGGAAAAAGCCACTTTGAAACAGAGACGAATATTAACGAGAAAACACACAGTTTATCAATACACTCCTTGCCCCGTGGGATAAGCACAAGAGAATCCAAAGACACAGTCGCCCCTCCCGAGGCCTCTAAGACTGCAAACACACCAGATGAAGATCTGATGTGGGATTCAGCACATGACGGAGAGTCCAGAGACTCTTATCAGAAGGGAGGCCCTGTCTCTGCAGACAGATGGCAAACGCAGCCGGAGAGGGGAGAGGGCTGCCCTGACagcccagaggaggaggagtatgGAGAGAGGGAGAAGCAGAATGAAAAGAGTAAAAACAAGGGAAGGAAAAAACATTCAGGACGGAGAACGGAAACCGGG TCTTCACGACACTACTCCTCCTCCGCCCCTGGTCCTAGTgcgtcctcctcttcctctccgccGCCCGCTCTTCTTCCCTCCGACGATGTGCCGTGTCCCCCACACATTATGGCCCAGGTTTGGGTTCGCAACGTCCGGGGGATGCAGGACAGCAAGAGCCTGGACGAAATCAGCCAAGCGTGTGGAG GTGGTGCCGGGGCCCGTGGAGGGGCCAGGAGTGGACAGTCAGAGGGCCGACGGGCCACCATCTCCTCTGCTCTGGAGCTAGAGGGGACAGTCAGCCACGAAGGAGACCTGACCCACTTCATCACCAAGAACCTGGAGCAGAAAATCAAGATGAGCTCCAAGCCCAGTCTGGACTGCAGTGACT CGGACTGTTCGGGGCCCATCTACCGAAACCGGGGGTTGTCACGGAGACCGGCGGATATCCCACCCATCGATCCTACGGTCCTAGTGGACCTGCAGAAACACGCCCAGGACGTGGCGCACAGTGTGGAGCTGATGATGCAGAGCCTCAATGGAACCATCCAGAAT ATGACGGCGCTGAGCGTGGGCTACATCCAGACCTACAGAGACTCCGTCGACAGCTTGGGAGAGTCTGTTGACATGAGCATAAAG GGCATGTACACGCTGATGGCTCGCTGCGAGGAGCTGGATCGCTCCATGCAGCCCATACACACTCTGGCCGCTCAGATCCGTGACATCAAACGCACTCTGGACGCTCTAGAGGGGATCTGCAAGTAA